The following nucleotide sequence is from Paralichthys olivaceus isolate ysfri-2021 chromosome 22, ASM2471397v2, whole genome shotgun sequence.
cgagagaaagggaagatttgatattggtctgtaattggctaaaacctctggatctagagtggactttttaagtagaggttgaattacagctactttaaagaactgtggtacaaatcctgataataaagacagatgaaTCGTAGTCAAAAAAGAAGGGCTAACTAGAGGTAGAACATCCTTGAGCAGCCTGGTTGGGATGGGGTCTAAGAGACAGGTGGAtggctttgatgaagaaattaatgaaatctCATGGTTTAGATAGAAAACCTTTTACTGCTGGTGCAGcagtacagcagagagagacttcagtgtgactgtgtgtttaattaATAACGTCAGTCATAGGTCACAGcaaaaaagacagtgaaaatacTTTTACCACAGTTTCCATgtctgttgaatatgtcacaaatataaatatttgaaacacttcctgttcctgtttcaaagtaaaacacactctatctctctgtagactgaatccattcatttgttttaacaaggtttatattgttattattgtaggacaggaagatgcacagcttcatatcaTAGTGTTCTGGCATTTAGTTGAGAACGAACcttcttttattcaaggaaatacagacgtcatcacctcacgtagcagcttctcagcagacacactccctacgtgaacacacagcagatcaatGACGCAGGCGTcactcactgcacacacacacagacggagccacaaactttcattacatgaagtttAATCATTGTTTTCCAACTGTCATCGTCAAAgtgtcaaaccaacaaagaccaacagcaaCTGTCCAAacattgcccccccccacacgttgttgttgtatttgatcattaatcacaaaaaaagcaacatttatatttggaaaaaggataaaaaagcatAATAGACCAGAATCATGCTCCACCACTAAAGAAGGACTGAGAAATCCCACATCTCAAACAAAGACGgttctaaaacacacaattctacagtttaacacctgagtacacacattcatccctGGTGTTGTCCCTCTGTCGTCTTGATCTGCTGgccactttcacatttaacGCAGCGTAATGGAGGCCATCTGCATCTTGGTTGCCCTAGAAACGACATATAAGTACATCAAGATGGCTCCTGATGAAAAACGTGTTTGTTGTGGAATGTAAAtgtcacacttaaaaagattatatttacctctgcatttgttgtggAGGGAGATGATGGTTGTGTACAAGACTCTGGGTAtgaaacacatataaaaacttTGAGTCACTCTTTTGTCCACACATGTACTGTTAGGTGCCTTTACCTCTTAACCTGATTTGAaccttggtttttaatttaatgtgaaacatgaaactataattcatgttttatgattcatgcatttatttatgaaatgttttaaggtgTCCTTATCTAGAAAGGTGccgtgaaataaatgtattattatcattttgctcAAAAGCTAAACTGAACTCTATCTAGAGATGAGTGGTTACCTGAACATCTCCAGCATGTTCTCTTGTTTATCTTGTACAGTAACACAGCcagcaaaacactgatggtGAATGTCAAAGCTCCACTCAGGAAAAACACCGTCCAGTTCACCTCATCTGCAACAGGAGAAATTCTAGTaattctgtctcttcttttttaatttttaatttacctTTGCAAGACAAGTGACGAGACATTTctatattaaaagaaaacaaatattaataattataataacaaaactaataatcatgtaataataatgatcatataaTGATATGAACCATCTGACcactataacaacaataatgtccccatcacaatattaataatagtaataataatatgaccattgagggaaaaaaagaaaagaaaaaaagctgcactcaTACTTAATAATTCACGTCTTGTCACCACtagtgttatttataataacagtatattataaccattactatgatcatcgttatcatcacgaataataatcataaataaaaaattctacTTAGTTGTGGTGCACACCACCACCGTCCACTGGTGGTGAAGCATTGTTGGGTCACCGTCAGGAGGGACATTCAGACAGGACAGGATTTTACCAATTGTTTGGTCCCAACTGTCACAATACATCAAGTGAGACAGTCTCTGGTAGTGACTCACCATCAACGTCCAGCTTGgtcccgtttccaaacagtatgtgtccacatgcagcgacagcacagtagtaggtcccagcatgagaacggttcagtctcattgacaagttgtagacacaggtgtgtgtctgtgtgtcaggtttcctctcacactgatccttcctgtctccgtgggtgtaaatgagtcctgactgaggttcttcagagttcttgaaccagtaaacactgtgttctccatcacaggtcccagtgtgaactgtacagctgagagtcacagagcctcctggctggatgttctcagactgatgcaccagagcctggatgttcaaccctgaacctttcacactgacagtgacgccctCCATGAACTCAAACACATATGAATTACTCTTTGAACAGTAGTAAGtagctgagtctgaaagttgCACATCTGAGATTTTTAGGTGACTCACAACATCAGTAGATTCCAGAGTGAAGCGTGGATTGTTCTTGAATTCATTTAATATCAAACTTTTTTTAGAGAATGTATAAGTCACTGAGATAATTCGaggcttctgtcctggtgtttgcttgaacCAATAAATCATCTCGTCCTCCTTCTCATAGAAACACTGCaaagtcaagttgtctccaacatcaactgatttaaatcctctgtgttgatgagacaagataaaatgatgcatctgaactgaagagaaaaaggagaaaagcaaaataacagttaattttatgtgacagaaatgaaatcgtaatcagcatcaggaccgactgaatatttataaaacacacaactcacccattttcccgaagaggaaacatgtcaggtagagaatgaactgcggagatgtcatcatgttgaaatcgtcgtgttgaatgacaaacagcccgacactttctcctctcttcagagtaaagacttgtgttgattggccagcagggcaacactgatcacatgatcactgctacctatgatgtgaatctttgttctttaaatagaatcacatggtgagagacatctgaagcacttagagtacattatactactactactacaggtCTCTACCTCTTCCCTGTTATGTAAGAGATTATGTGTCTTACAATGTTGAAGAATGTGATGGAAAAATCTTGGATCAGCcccttttgtccagatctgaacccaaatgtaacgggttatttcttggcccatgctCTATCCCTCTCCCAACCAGCCAACCAGacaagacaggggtgaaaacataacctccttagtggaggaaacagttttaagagTCACATTGTAGAGTTACTGCTCTTGAAACTTTCAGACGTGACATGtacatgacacacattcatagtttattacgacgtgtgacttgaaaacaaaaagatatcagcaaagatgagggcagtggtttgtgtactgcatcagaaaatgtgatcatattttgtgagatctctttttatttgctgtgggctGTGGGGAACTTGTTCTATTGCTTCATCTGCCCCTTTCAAGTCCCACAGACTGGATCATGGCTACCATGTGGTTGATAGAGTAATAAATATGATTCCATgagtaatgatttcacattttatttgtggatatgtgTGAGTTTAACACTTTGAATCCCTATTTTATGACACTGCTTGATGAGAGCAACTTCTGGtcatttcattactgtttacttgaaatattctgctggggtgaagtgaagacactgcagagacttcctgtttgaaagtgctcagacaaagagagcagagggtctTTAGACTGTCGACCACACAGAGGCTAAAtaaagatcctcacatgtgaggtgtacgaaatgtttaaacaacatGTGGTTAAGTTCAAGAAGTATATTCTGTACTTAGTGGGAGTGGAAAATATGGCAACTGACAACATCAAATTAGTTTGGCtgatttaatatctttatttgttttgcattaaaaagctttacattcagaatgtatggaagtgaaacatgttcagctcTACTACTTTACActggagtacacacattcactcccgtcaccgtctgtttgtcttcttgctcTGCTGAACCTGTGCTCCATTAAAGCAGAGTAATGTAGGTTGtctgcatcttcatcatcagcattaTCATCTTCATGGTTCAAGTTTTCAGCaccaattatttttttcataatctgtcTTTTCTAATCCTGAAACTTCAGAGGATTTTGTTATTCACAATGTCGAGCTACGTCACTTACTGCCCTTTAGTCTCCAACAACCTTTCTACCAACGATGAGCTTTCCACTTATTCTGTGAAGCTGTCACGATCATTTCCTTtagttttcttctcctgctgctgctcacgctACATTAAAGGCTCAGTTCACTCAAATTACTTGTCTTTCCCCTGAGCCTTGTGCAGTTTTTGCTTTAAACTATATTGAGGTTTTGAGATCTGCATCTCTGAGATCAGTGCTGCCGCCAACGTCCTCACTTCATAGAGGTGAACATAGTCTTAAATCACTTTGTCTCATCAGCAGATAACATGTTTGGTTGGTACACACAATGATAATAAGTCATGCAAACCTAACTAAAGCACTACTAGGGCCAACAAGGAAATGATCAAAAGATGCTTGCATGTGGTCACCATGTTTCCGACAGATAGGTGTGATCTGTGAACGGTGAAACTCGGCTTCACAAGAAAGCTCATGCTGCGGCAGGATGCACGTCGTCCACTGTTACCTTCATTACTTTGCATGAACAGACACAGTAGAAAAGAGTCATGCACACAATGGAAAACTAGTTTTATTGAGATGACAGCAAACAGAAGCTTTACATGTTTCACACGGAGGTAAACATCTTATACACAGAACTGTTCTGATGTCAGTAAAGACATAGTTACACCTACACTAATGTGGtgattaaacacagagacaaatacagaagGTGTCCAGCTCTACTGCCTCACACtcaagtacacacactcactccaggtatcatccctctgtcctctggaTCTGTTCATCTTTATCTCCCTGTGAGCAATGTAGCAGGGGTCGTCTTCACTCTGCTCATCCTGGGCATGAGAAACACTCAGTCAAGTTGTTGACCATGACAGACAATGTGCACAAGTGTTTGAAGAGTAACACAACAGCTCATCTTTACCTTTGCATTTAATTTGGAGGATGGAGCACAAGGatctgaaaagacagaaagacttTTTAATAATGTCATATAATGATCACTGGGATCATGAAGAACAGATAGTAGCATTTACCTGGAACCCTCATCATGTATATTGAGAAAGCCAGTAAAACACTCAGCACGGTCGTGAATGCCGAAGTTGCACTCAAGAAAACCACCAGCCTGTCCAGCTCATctgcaaagagacagaggacaggagaCGTCACACACTTTTAACCTAAAGTAATGATCACTATTCATCACATGAGACTCACCATCAACGTCCAGCTTGGTCCCGTGtccaaacagtatgtgtccacatgcagcgacagcacagtagtaggtcccagcatgagaacggttcagtctcattgacaagttgtagacacaggtgtgtgtctgtgtgtcaggtttcctctcacactgatccttcctgtctccgtgggtgtaaatgagtcctgactgaggttcttcagagttcttgaaccagtaaacactgtgttctccaccacaggtcccagtgtgaactgtacagctgagagtcacagagcctcctggctggatgttctcagactgatgcaccagagcctggatgttcaaccctgaacctttcacactgacagtgacgccctCCATGAACTCAAACTCAAATGAACGACTCTTTGAACAGTAGTAAGtagctgagtctgaaagttgCACATCTGAGATTTTTAGGTGACTCACAACATCAGTAGATTCCAGAGTGAAGCGTGAATTGTTCTTGAAttcatttaataatgaaaaatcttTAGAGAATTTGTAAGTCATTGCGATTGATCGaggcttctgtcctggtgtttgcttgaacCAATAAATCATCTTGTCCCTCTCATAGAAACACTGgaaagtcaagttgtctccaacatcaactgatttaaatcctctgtgttgatgagacaagataaaatgatgcatctgaactgaagagaaaaaggagaaaagcaaaacaacagttaattttatgtgacagaaatgaaatcgtaatcagcatcaggaccaactgaatatttataaaacacacaactcacccattttcccgaagaggaaacatgtcaggtagagaatgaactgcggagatgtcatcatgttgaaatcgtcgtgttgaatgacaaacagcccgacactttctcctctcttcagagtaaagacttgtgttgattggccagcagggcaacactgatcacatgatcactgctacctatgatgtgaatctttgttctttaaatagaatcacatggtgagagacatctgaagcacttagagtacattatactactactactacaggtCTCTACCTCTTCCCTGTTATGCAAGAGATTATGTGTcttacaatgttgaagaaagtgatggaaaaatctTGGATCAGCcccttttgtccagatctgaacccaaatgtaacgggttatttcttggcccatgctCTATCCCTCTCCCAACCAGTCAACCAGacaagacaggggtgaaaacataacttctttagtggaggaaacagttttaagagTCACATTGTAGAGTAACTGCTCTTGAAACTTTCAGATGTGACATGtacatgacacacattcatagtttattacgacgtgtgacttgaaaacaaaaagatatcagcaaagatgagggcagtggtttgtgtactacatcagaaaatgtgatcatattttgtgagatctctttttatttgctgtgggctGTGGGGAACTTGTTCTATTGCTTCATCTGCCCCTTTCAAGTCCCACAGACTGGATCATGGCTACCATGTGGTTGATAgagtaataaatatgatttcatgagtaatgatttcacatttgatttgtggATATGTGTGAGTTTAACACTTTGAATCCCTATTTCATGACACTGCTTGATGAGAGCAACTTCTGGTCATTTCATTACTGTTAActtgaaatattctgctggggtgaagtgaagacactgcagagacttcctgtttgaaagtgctcagacaaagagagcagagggtctTTAGACTGTCGACCACACAGAGGCTAAAtaaagatcctcacatgtgaggtgtacgaaatgtttaaacatgtgtttaAGTTCAAGAAGTATATTCTGTATTTAGTGGGAGTGGAAAATATGGCAACTGACAACATCAAATTAGTTTGGCtgatttaatatctttatttgttttgcattaaaaagctttacattcagaatgtatggaagtgaaacatgttcagctcTACTGCTTTACActggagtacacacattcactcctgTCACCGTCTGTTCGTCTTCTTGCTCTGCTGAACCTGTGCTCCATTAAAGCAACGTAATGTAGGTTGtctgcatcttcatcatcagcattaTCATCTTCATGGTTCAAGTTTTCAGtaccaattattttttttcataatctgtcTTTTCTAATCCTGAAACTTCAGAGGATTTTGTTATTCACAATGTCGAGCTACGTCACTTACTGCCCTTTAGTCTCCAACAACCTTTCTACCAAAGATGAGCTTTCCACTTAATCTGTGAAGCTGTCACGATCATTTCCTTTagtcttcttctcctgctgctgctcacgctACATTAAAGGCTCAGTTCACTCAAATGACTTGTCTTTCCCCTGAGCCTTGTGCAGTTTTTGCTGTAAACTATATTGAGGTTTTGAGATCTGCATCTCTGAGATCAGTGCTGCCGCCAACGTCCTCACTTCATAGAGGTGAACGTAGTCTTAAATCACTTTGTCTCATCAGCAGATAACATGTTTGGTTGGTACACACAATGATAATAAGTCATGCAAACCTAACTAAAGCACTACTAGGGCAAACAAGGAAATGATCAAAAGATGCTTGCATGTGGTCACCATGTTTCCGACAGATAGGTGTGATCTGTGAACGGTGAAACTCGGCTTCACAAGAAAGCTCATGCTGCGGCAGGATGCACGTCGTCCACTGTTACCTTCATTACTTTGCATGAACAGACACAGTAGAAAAGAGTCATGCCCACAATGGAAAACTAGTTTTATTGAGATGATAGCAAACAGAAGCTTTACATGTTTCACACGGAGGTAAACATCTTATACACAGAACTGTTCTGATGTCAGTAAAGACATAGTTACACCTACACTAATGTGGTGAttagacacagagacaaatacagaagGTGTCCAGCTCTACTGCCTCACACtcaagtacacacactcactccaggtatcatccctctgtcctctggaTCTGTTCATCTTTATCTCCCTGTGAGCAATGTAGCAGGGGTCGTCTTCACTCTGCTCATCCTGGGCATGAGAAACACTCAGTCAAGTTGTTGACCATGACAGACAATGTGCACAAGTGTTTGAAGAGTAACACAACAGCTCATCTTTacctttgcttttattttggaggatGGAGCACAGGGatctgaaaagacagaaagacttTTTAAT
It contains:
- the LOC138406455 gene encoding uncharacterized protein; the encoded protein is MMTSPQFILYLTCFLFGKMVQMHHFILSHQHRGFKSVDVGDNLTLQCFYEKEDEMIYWFKQTPGQKPRIISVTYTFSKKSLILNEFKNNPRFTLESTDVVSHLKISDVQLSDSATYYCSKSNSYVFEFMEGVTVSVKGSGLNIQALVHQSENIQPGGSVTLSCTVHTGTCDGEHSVYWFKNSEEPQSGLIYTHGDRKDQCERKPDTQTHTCVYNLSMRLNRSHAGTYYCAVAACGHILFGNGTKLDVDDEVNWTVFFLSGALTFTISVLLAVLLYKINKRTCWRCSESCTQPSSPSTTNAEGNQDADGLHYAALNVKVASRSRRQRDNTRDECVYSGVKL
- the LOC138406608 gene encoding uncharacterized protein, translated to MMTSPQFILYLTCFLFGKMVQMHHFILSHQHRGFKSVDVGDNLTFQCFYERDKMIYWFKQTPGQKPRSIAMTYKFSKDFSLLNEFKNNSRFTLESTDVVSHLKISDVQLSDSATYYCSKSRSFEFEFMEGVTVSVKGSGLNIQALVHQSENIQPGGSVTLSCTVHTGTCGGEHSVYWFKNSEEPQSGLIYTHGDRKDQCERKPDTQTHTCVYNLSMRLNRSHAGTYYCAVAACGHILFGHGTKLDVDDELDRLVVFLSATSAFTTVLSVLLAFSIYMMRVPDPCAPSSKLNAKDEQSEDDPCYIAHREIKMNRSRGQRDDTWSECVYLSVRQ